Genomic segment of Planctomycetota bacterium:
GCGGTGACGTAGAATTATCGGCAAACGGACCGGAAAACTTGACCCCGGTTCGTACGCGCGAAGGGCCGTGGGTGCAGCACAAAAAAGTGGCACTTCTTCGGTCGGAGGGTGCCACCCCTCAAGTTAGCAGGGACAGGGCACTAGGGTGAGCCGCCCGGCGCGAAAAGAACCTCCGCCGGGTCGAAATACCCGATGCGGGCCTCCGGCAAACGCGGATCGAAACTTCCCGCCGCCGGCCCCACCGCCTCCACGTGCCAGTCGGCAAAGAGCACGTTCGCCCGCCCCAGATGCCGGAACTGAACGTACCGCACGCCCGGCTGAATGTAATACCAGTCCTCGACCATCGGATGGGTCGGCGAGGCCGGCGCCTGGATCTGGTTCACCTGGGCCGCGTCCGCGAAGATCGCCGTCCGCGTGGCGTCCGCCGGACGGATCCATCCGTAGTTCCCGCTCGAATCGTGGCTCGACAGGTTATAGTTGATCCCGTAGGTCCAGTTGGCGCCCTTGTACTTCGGCTTGTAGGGTCCGCTGAACGGGACGGCTGGGCACACCTCCACCGCCTCCGACGCCTGGAGGTAGGGATAGAGTTTTCCGCGCGTGCGGTCCAGGATACGGTTGCCTTCGCCCAGGGCGAGG
This window contains:
- a CDS encoding prepilin-type N-terminal cleavage/methylation domain-containing protein — its product is MEKRRRKAGGGFTLVELLVVVAIVGMLIALLVPAVIGAMDLANQTACASNLRQLGHAMQLYLKDHDGEFFRLLTQEADGRLWYFGFEASSSLALGEGNRILDRTRGKLYPYLQASEAVEVCPAVPFSGPYKPKYKGANWTYGINYNLSSHDSSGNYGWIRPADATRTAIFADAAQVNQIQAPASPTHPMVEDWYYIQPGVRYVQFRHLGRANVLFADWHVEAVGPAAGSFDPRLPEARIGYFDPAEVLFAPGGSP